In one Rutidosis leptorrhynchoides isolate AG116_Rl617_1_P2 chromosome 8, CSIRO_AGI_Rlap_v1, whole genome shotgun sequence genomic region, the following are encoded:
- the LOC139863715 gene encoding uncharacterized protein — protein MEKVDSHVLKVGFDLYSSEWFADKRILIRTGGNIRNLMKLLKCFALTSGLKVNFQKSNLIGIGVEKNEVESMARLFNCNVGTTPFLYLGLPVGGNMKKEESWDPVVKKIEKRLSDWRARTVSLGRRLTLVKSVLNSLPLYYFLLSFSTMCD, from the exons ATGGAGAAAGTGGATTCTCACGTGCTTAAAGTCGGCTTCGATCTCTATTCTAGTGAATGGTTCGCCGACAAGAGAATTCTGATTAGAACGGGGG GGAACATTAGAAATCTTATGAAGCTTCTTAAGTGTTTTGCGCTAACATCGGGGCTTAAAGTCAACTTTCAAAAGAGTAATCTTATCGGGATTGGAGTAGAAAAGAATGAGGTAGAAAGTATGGCCCGTCTCTTTAATTGTAATGTTGGTACCACCCCATTTTTGTACCTAGGTCTCCCTGTTGGTGGCAACATGAAAAAGGAAGAAAGTTGGGATCCGGttgtaaaaaaaattgaaaaaagacTTTCGGATTGGAGGGCTAGAACGGTTTCATTAGGTAGACGCTTGACTCTTGTTAAATCGGTGTTGAATAGTCTCCCGTTGTACTACTTCTTGCTCTCCTTCTCCACCATGTGTGATTAA